The region ACAAGACACATAAATACGATCATGTACTTAAAAATCAGAAATCTAGCCGGCTATGCACCACGCcaagaaacaacaaagatgGCGGCCGATTCCATGTGTATACATATACTCCTCAAGCACAATTGAATAAACCGTTTCGTCCCGCGGCGCTCACGTCGGAACGGGAAATGTTATCCGTTTCACTTTTTCAAATGTAGCGAACGAATTTCGAATGTTACATGTACTGCTTATCGTTAAACAAACATTGAAAAATCAAATAGagtgaaaaaaaattaattcattACATCACAGTTTACACAGGCTATCGCATTCGCAGATTTATACTTATTTATCTCTCGAACTATTCCCGAGTACGATAAACACTCGATCGGTAAATgacaattataaataaaatacaagtgTTCGAACATGTAAACTCTTTATGATTCCAATAAACTCtttgtgtatatgtatatataagatgtataaaaatattataaaaatattttccagatttacaatttttctgtaaGTTCAGGCACAGCCTTGAACAGATCGGCAACAAGACCATAATCGGTTACTTGGAAAATCGGCGCCTCCGGGTCTTTGTTAATTGCGACAATCGTTTTCGAATCTTTCATGCCAGCGAGATGTTGGATTGCTCCGGATATCCCCACAGCAATGTACAGATCCTAAAAAAGTTTATATTACAGTCCGAAGTATGCAAAAAAGGCATACATAACGAAGATGCAAAATTTATTTACAGGAGCCACAATCTTTCCAGTTTGTCCGACTTGTAAATCATTGGGCACAAAGCCAGCATCAACTGCAGCTCGAGATGCACCAACAGCTGCATTAAGCTTATCGGCCAGCGCATATAATAATTTGAAATTATCTCCAGACTTCATTCCCCTTCCTCCAGAAACAACAACCTTTGCGGATGTTAACTCTGGTCTATCAGATTTGATTAATTCTTGTTTGATGAACTCTGTTAGGCTTGTTTTATAGTCACCAGCTGGCGCAGGGTCACATTTAGCACTGCCTCCCTCCAAAGGTGATGGTTCAAATGATGTTCCTCTTACTGAGACTACTTTTACATTGTCTTTGCTCTTTAATGTTTGAATTGCATTTCCAGCATAGATAGTACGCACAAATGTGTCTGGGGTtttgatatcgataatatcgCTTATTGGAGATACCTCTAGCTTAGCTGCAATCTTTGAACAACAATGTTATTATTACTTATAATGaataaatttacataaaattttCAAGTAAAGATATTTACTCTTGGCAGCAGTGCTTTTCCAAAAGCAGTGGCTCCAGCCATAATATGAGTAAATTTATGTTCATTTTGAGTGGCAATAACAAGAGGGGTTAATGACTCGGGTAGTAAACCTTTGAACGCCTCATTTTCTGCAACCAGAACCCTGGAAACACCGTTGGCCTTGCTAACTGCTTGCGCAACTGCATCACATTTTGTACCAGCAACTAATACAGTTATGTCACCGCCTATTTTTTTTGCAGCACTGAGTGCATTGCAGGTAACAGGTGACAATGATTCATTGTTATGCTCTGCAATGACCAACGTCGATTCATAACGTGTCAGCGTACCAAACTATAAATGGCAAATGATTTTgttaaacattattttcaactctatctttcgaaaaaatcgtaaagaatatttttttggtAATGTTAGTATTTTGTagaaaatgtttagaaaaactAATACGATTAATGGAACGAAATGTTTAACAATGTAATATGTCGACCTATTTCGATTAGAGTTAACGTCAAGTAAATATGGTTAGTACATGAAACAAATGAAGACTTCAGAGAAATCGAAACGTTCGTTACTCACTTTGTTACTAAGCCGCAGCGTTTTCAAACACGTAGCGaacattttgttaaattataaTTCAAAAAGGCTACTTCTTAGTCGGTTCCAAACTAACTGAAGAAAATGTATCCGTATCTATTGAAGTCCAAAGTCCTTTAATAAAGGGACACGACTATATTTGTTGCTTTGCAGAGGTATAATATTTGATGCGGGATATGACGAAATATGTTATCAAAAGTGatgcattaattttttttttaaataggtaTTTATGTCACacaattgaaattaatattcgCGATACTAAACTTATTATTACTACAGCGATGTTCTTGTGAAGCAAGCATATTTTATAAAAGATACATAGAAATAACGAAGTTTGAATTAATTGTTCAAATTTAACTTTATTCAAAACTAAGCTTTCATACCTAGTATTTTTAATGTGCATAATATTAATATGTAACAAGTACATAACAGTAAGTAAACATAATCGCAAATATGTTTGCAGCTTCTAAATGATATGAATGTAAAAACTAATACAAGGAAAATAACAATatgataattattttaatattaacatgaGGTaacttttaatacaaattttctagtaCAACAAGTAAAAATTTTGAAGATttagtaattatttttttatttttggcaGCACATGCCTAGTGACATTTTCATGCAGAAGACAGCTCCTAGTGAGTTAGTCGTTCACTTCGTGAGTTGCAGCTGAAGCAAAATGGTAAAGTTGAGGTTATGATATTAAATCCGACAAATCCTTTGACATCCTAATTGttacaataaaacaatttccaggaGATTAGCCCTAAAGTATTAACAAATCTGATTATTCGTTTCAGTCGGCTCACAAAACGTTTATTATTAAGCGGAAGCTTGCCAAAAAGCTGAAGCAGAACAGACCAATTCCTCAATGGGTTAGAATGCGTACTGGCAACACAATTCGGTAAGAATCAAAACATTTAATCGTTTTTATATTTCAGTTAcgtcaattttattattttattgcatATCGAGTTCGCACTGTTTTGTTTCAAATAGTCGATATTTTCTAATTACATGATAATAGTTTGGAAAATAGTTATTTACTTAGTTATCTAATTTCTCCATTACAGATACAACGCTAAGAGGCGTCACTGGAGGAGGACTAAGCTGAAGCTGTAAATTAATTCTAATTTATGTTTGCTTCTATTTTCTTACTATGTTTTAATCATACGTTCTTGAATAAATTCGAATTACACGTGTAAAGGAGATTTTCATTCGAACAGATCCCAAATTCAACATTTTATTATCATAAAGCTGTCACACTACAGAGAATTATGTACTTTGCGCTGCTTCAAACTTGTCATATAATTTTCCAGCATTTCTTCACCAGTCGGAGGATTCCTCAAATAATAATCCTTTGGTGGTTTTCCTTCTTCTAATCTTACAAAGTAATGACAATGTTTATAACGTACTTCTCCTACACGTCCTTTAGCATGTCGACGTATCCCTTTGATCACTATACCTTTTGTTGCAAAAGACTCGGCTATAAGAGAAAAACATTTTATAGCTTCTTTACTCAATAGTTGAAACGTCAATAATAATTTGTATACTCACCAACCCATAGATTAGACTTAAATTCTATATTATGTTCTTCTACAGCCATACGCTGTGCCTCCaatataatttcttttacaatGTGGCCACCCTTTTTCTGCAGAAAGCTCAATTGTTTTATAGCTTCGTCTACAGTCATTCCTCTTATGAGGCAAGCCACGTACCACATTTTCAGTGgactgtattttatatttgctcTCACGTGGCATACATACTGTAAAATATGTATAGATGTATTTCATGCATCATGCATGAGGCTTTACTGCATACATAAagtataatattatttaaaataaacttACACCAGGCCTTCTTTCTTCACCTGGTTTTTGTGGAGGAAAAATGGTTTTATTGTGTTCAAGAAACTTTACGGGTCCGTCAAAGTCGCGTAACGTTGGAGAGGATCCATGTATATTACGAGATGAAATTACACTTACAGGTTCCCATGCATCAAATAAACAATTTGAAACATTTACACTAGACAACTTATTTGACACCAATCTTATATTTTGTCTTATGCACTGCATTTTCTGTGAAAAATATATACTAAATTGATACCTAAGATACTGGataattgtttatttaatttaatctattaATTACCTATATTACTCGAAATGTGAAATAAAGTTACTAATATTTAAATACACGGAAATAATATAACCTTGATACTACTGATAAATAGTTCTCCGTGATATTTATCACACGAATATTGGACATTCATACTTACATTTCTGTCAAATTAATCATAAATGTTCAATAATGATA is a window of Halictus rubicundus isolate RS-2024b chromosome 4, iyHalRubi1_principal, whole genome shotgun sequence DNA encoding:
- the Mrpl22 gene encoding mitochondrial ribosomal protein L22, whose amino-acid sequence is MQCIRQNIRLVSNKLSSVNVSNCLFDAWEPVSVISSRNIHGSSPTLRDFDGPVKFLEHNKTIFPPQKPGEERRPGYVCHVRANIKYSPLKMWYVACLIRGMTVDEAIKQLSFLQKKGGHIVKEIILEAQRMAVEEHNIEFKSNLWVAESFATKGIVIKGIRRHAKGRVGEVRYKHCHYFVRLEEGKPPKDYYLRNPPTGEEMLENYMTSLKQRKVHNSL
- the Rpl39 gene encoding ribosomal protein L39, translated to MSAHKTFIIKRKLAKKLKQNRPIPQWVRMRTGNTIRYNAKRRHWRRTKLKL
- the Wal gene encoding electron transfer flavoprotein subunit alpha wal, with the protein product MFATCLKTLRLSNKFGTLTRYESTLVIAEHNNESLSPVTCNALSAAKKIGGDITVLVAGTKCDAVAQAVSKANGVSRVLVAENEAFKGLLPESLTPLVIATQNEHKFTHIMAGATAFGKALLPRIAAKLEVSPISDIIDIKTPDTFVRTIYAGNAIQTLKSKDNVKVVSVRGTSFEPSPLEGGSAKCDPAPAGDYKTSLTEFIKQELIKSDRPELTSAKVVVSGGRGMKSGDNFKLLYALADKLNAAVGASRAAVDAGFVPNDLQVGQTGKIVAPDLYIAVGISGAIQHLAGMKDSKTIVAINKDPEAPIFQVTDYGLVADLFKAVPELTEKL